Proteins encoded within one genomic window of Streptomyces rubradiris:
- a CDS encoding SDR family oxidoreductase, whose amino-acid sequence MPSEAERPVALVTGSNRGTGRAVAAALHGRGYRIRSLNRTPSGEDWLGELRCDLADPRRIAECVTEAVAGAGRLDVCVANAVDRAFAPLAGLPAEDWDRLVAINLTSVFHLIRHTLPALRASGGLFVAMGSHAATRFFEGGAAYSATKAALKALVETLLLEERGNGVRACLISPGAIANLDGDEAPYKMSTESVGDCVAAVIDGWPRDVVVGELEIRPARLPAPPVTGIDRLLHV is encoded by the coding sequence ATGCCCTCTGAGGCGGAGCGTCCCGTGGCGCTGGTGACCGGCAGCAACCGGGGCACCGGCAGGGCCGTCGCCGCCGCCCTGCACGGGCGCGGTTACCGCATCCGGTCGCTGAACCGCACGCCGAGCGGCGAGGACTGGCTCGGCGAGCTGCGCTGCGACCTGGCCGACCCGCGGCGGATCGCCGAGTGCGTCACCGAGGCGGTCGCCGGCGCCGGGCGGCTGGACGTGTGTGTCGCCAACGCCGTCGACCGGGCCTTCGCCCCGCTGGCCGGCCTGCCCGCGGAGGACTGGGACCGGCTCGTCGCGATCAACCTGACGTCGGTGTTCCACCTGATCCGGCACACCCTGCCGGCGCTGCGCGCGAGCGGCGGGCTGTTCGTCGCGATGGGCAGCCACGCGGCGACCCGTTTCTTCGAGGGCGGGGCCGCCTACAGCGCGACCAAGGCGGCCCTGAAGGCGCTGGTGGAGACCCTGCTGCTGGAGGAGCGCGGGAACGGCGTCCGCGCCTGCCTGATCTCCCCCGGCGCCATCGCCAATCTCGACGGGGACGAAGCGCCGTACAAGATGAGCACGGAGTCGGTCGGCGACTGCGTCGCGGCCGTGATCGACGGCTGGCCGCGCGACGTGGTCGTCGGAGAGCTGGAGATCCGCCCGGCCAGGCTCCCCGCGCCCCCGGTGACCGGCATCGACCGGCTGCTGCACGTCTGA
- a CDS encoding glycoside hydrolase family 43 protein produces MPSAPESGLSLSNPVIPGFHPDPSVCRAGEDYYLACSSFEYYPGIPVFHSRDLVHWTQIGNALDRPEQLRLPPGTPSSGGLYAPTLRHHDGRFWLIVTNVSGDGNLLFTATDPAGPWSDPVRLPGVRGIDPDLAWDDEGTCWCTVAGVSQVRIDPRTGETLGEPRRVWSGTPGAKAPEAPRLYHIGEYWYLLIAEGGTERCHAVSVARGRTPGGPFEPCPANPVLTHRGTDHPVQNTGHGDLVQGPDGSWWMVFLGVRPHGGSPGWHVLGRETFLAPVTWVDGWPVVGGVSLAPAPPPWPLQRPAVVPVRDDFDGGGLAPGWISPRFRNEEDCTTEERAGWLTLRARGASLDDTDVTFAGRRQQHPACRAATLVDPVGGSGGLAVRLDERHHYGIEATADEVRVTARIGPLRSVVASRPRAGGPVVLGVETVPAREVTDPREGPDTVALGVREADGTFTELARLDGRYLSTEVAGGFTGRVIGLYAATGTVHFDWFDYEPYED; encoded by the coding sequence GTGCCGAGCGCGCCCGAGAGCGGCCTCAGCCTCAGCAACCCCGTGATCCCGGGATTCCACCCCGATCCGAGTGTCTGCCGGGCCGGGGAGGACTACTACCTCGCCTGCTCCAGCTTCGAGTACTACCCCGGCATCCCCGTCTTCCACAGCCGCGACCTGGTGCACTGGACCCAGATCGGCAACGCCCTGGACCGGCCGGAGCAGCTGCGGCTGCCGCCCGGCACCCCCTCCTCCGGCGGCCTCTACGCCCCCACGCTGCGCCACCACGACGGCCGCTTCTGGCTGATCGTGACGAACGTCAGCGGCGACGGAAACCTCCTGTTCACCGCCACCGACCCGGCCGGCCCCTGGTCCGATCCGGTCCGGCTGCCCGGCGTACGGGGCATCGACCCGGACCTCGCCTGGGACGACGAGGGCACCTGCTGGTGCACCGTGGCGGGGGTCAGCCAGGTCCGCATCGACCCGCGCACGGGGGAGACCCTCGGCGAGCCGCGGCGCGTGTGGTCCGGGACGCCCGGCGCCAAGGCCCCGGAGGCGCCGCGCCTGTACCACATCGGCGAGTACTGGTACCTGCTCATCGCCGAGGGCGGCACCGAGCGGTGCCACGCCGTCTCGGTCGCCCGTGGCCGCACCCCCGGCGGGCCCTTCGAGCCGTGCCCGGCCAACCCCGTCCTGACCCATCGCGGCACCGACCACCCCGTCCAGAACACCGGCCACGGAGACCTGGTCCAAGGGCCCGACGGTTCGTGGTGGATGGTGTTCCTCGGCGTCCGGCCGCACGGCGGGTCCCCCGGCTGGCACGTGCTGGGCCGGGAGACGTTCCTGGCCCCGGTGACCTGGGTCGACGGCTGGCCGGTCGTCGGCGGGGTGTCACTCGCCCCGGCCCCGCCGCCGTGGCCGCTCCAGCGGCCCGCCGTCGTGCCGGTCCGGGACGACTTCGACGGCGGCGGCCTCGCCCCCGGCTGGATCTCGCCGCGCTTCCGGAACGAGGAGGACTGCACCACCGAGGAACGCGCCGGCTGGCTGACCCTGCGCGCCCGCGGGGCCTCGCTGGACGACACCGACGTCACCTTCGCCGGCCGCCGCCAGCAGCACCCGGCCTGCCGGGCGGCGACCCTGGTCGACCCGGTCGGGGGCAGCGGCGGTCTGGCCGTCCGCCTGGACGAGCGGCACCACTACGGGATCGAGGCCACGGCGGACGAGGTGCGGGTGACCGCCCGGATCGGCCCGCTGCGGTCGGTGGTGGCCTCCCGCCCCCGGGCCGGCGGCCCGGTGGTGCTCGGCGTGGAGACGGTCCCCGCGCGGGAGGTCACCGACCCGCGCGAGGGCCCCGACACCGTCGCGCTGGGCGTGCGGGAAGCGGACGGCACGTTCACCGAACTCGCCAGGCTCGACGGCCGGTACCTGTCCACCGAGGTCGCCGGCGGCTTCACCGGCCGCGTGATCGGCCTGTACGCCGCCACCGGAACCGTCCACTTCGACTGGTTCGACTACGAGCCGTACGAGGACTGA
- a CDS encoding phosphoribosylaminoimidazolesuccinocarboxamide synthase, with the protein MSTGPLGPYDTEQLTRLAETKPPDITGRSKRLWLLPDDLCLVELIPSLRSFTYARDEIVDETGPLRLDFYERAAARLTEAGVRCAFRARVGGTRYLAEYRPAPPFEVIVKNVANGSTTRKYPGLFPDGRPLPRPVVKFDYRVDPEDQPIGEDYLRALNLPVEAMRDQALVVNDVLRDWLAPLRVWDFCLIFGTGADGELCLISEVSQDCMRLRHADGTPLDKDLFRAGVPGAEIVHQWKRAFDAL; encoded by the coding sequence ATGAGCACCGGCCCCCTCGGCCCGTACGACACCGAGCAGTTGACGCGACTGGCGGAGACGAAGCCGCCCGACATCACCGGCCGCAGCAAGCGCCTGTGGCTGCTGCCCGACGACCTCTGCCTGGTCGAACTCATCCCGAGCCTGCGCAGCTTCACCTACGCGCGGGACGAAATCGTCGACGAGACCGGGCCGTTGCGCCTGGACTTCTACGAACGTGCCGCCGCCCGGCTCACCGAGGCCGGCGTGCGCTGCGCCTTCCGCGCCCGGGTCGGCGGGACCCGGTACCTGGCGGAGTACCGCCCCGCGCCGCCGTTCGAGGTCATCGTCAAGAACGTGGCGAACGGCTCCACCACCCGCAAGTACCCCGGACTGTTCCCGGACGGCCGGCCCCTGCCCCGCCCGGTCGTGAAGTTCGACTACCGGGTGGACCCGGAGGACCAGCCCATCGGCGAGGACTACCTGCGGGCGCTCAACCTGCCGGTCGAGGCCATGCGGGACCAGGCGCTCGTCGTCAACGACGTGCTGCGCGACTGGCTCGCCCCCTTGCGGGTGTGGGACTTCTGCCTCATCTTCGGCACCGGCGCCGACGGTGAGCTGTGCCTGATCTCGGAGGTCTCCCAGGACTGCATGCGGCTGCGGCACGCGGACGGCACGCCCCTCGACAAGGACCTGTTCCGGGCCGGCGTGCCGGGCGCCGAGATCGTGCACCAGTGGAAGCGGGCCTTCGATGCCCTCTGA
- a CDS encoding isopenicillin N synthase family oxygenase, which produces MRSAAGEIRTQLTDWGFMAVEVPGIGARVEELTRGFSEACDSAAPRLSDYAYERVPQISSGGTHGFFPYLSEVPRLAAGVADPKEFIHVSGAMIADRPPGAAAVLRAFPGFGEAATGVFDTAFTLVRLFAEVIHGMLPPNAPPLELSRDAANLRVIRYRDTGGREVLAHEHSGIQLLGLQLPPNDQGLQYVLHDGTWVEPVIAHTDVVLCNVGRMLATASDGRFRPSTHRVHRPDTRPGYERLSAVLFAYPPHDARQWRITTDGHLTVLDSTWADFIADRFAGLGSTTNP; this is translated from the coding sequence ATGCGGTCCGCGGCCGGGGAAATCAGAACCCAGCTCACCGACTGGGGTTTCATGGCCGTCGAGGTACCGGGCATCGGCGCCCGCGTCGAAGAGCTGACCCGCGGTTTCTCCGAAGCCTGCGACTCGGCCGCACCCCGCCTGTCCGACTACGCCTACGAGCGGGTGCCCCAGATCTCCAGCGGCGGCACCCACGGGTTCTTCCCCTACCTGTCGGAGGTGCCGCGCCTGGCGGCCGGCGTTGCCGATCCGAAGGAGTTCATCCATGTGAGCGGCGCCATGATCGCCGACCGTCCGCCGGGCGCCGCGGCGGTGCTGCGCGCCTTCCCCGGGTTCGGTGAGGCGGCCACCGGTGTCTTCGACACCGCCTTCACCCTGGTCCGGCTGTTCGCCGAGGTGATCCACGGCATGCTGCCGCCGAACGCGCCCCCGCTCGAACTGTCGCGGGACGCGGCCAACCTCCGGGTCATCCGCTACCGGGACACCGGCGGGCGCGAGGTCCTCGCCCACGAGCACTCGGGCATCCAGCTGCTGGGCCTGCAACTGCCGCCGAACGACCAGGGGTTGCAGTACGTCCTGCACGACGGCACCTGGGTCGAACCGGTGATCGCGCACACGGACGTCGTGCTGTGCAACGTCGGCAGGATGCTCGCCACGGCCTCCGACGGCCGCTTCCGCCCCTCCACCCACCGGGTGCACCGCCCGGACACCCGGCCGGGCTACGAACGGCTGTCGGCCGTGCTGTTCGCCTACCCGCCGCACGACGCCCGCCAGTGGCGGATCACCACCGACGGGCACCTGACCGTCCTGGACTCCACCTGGGCCGACTTCATCGCCGACAGGTTCGCGGGGCTGGGCAGCACCACCAACCCCTGA
- a CDS encoding class I mannose-6-phosphate isomerase has product MDWYPLRLTAPVKQHVFGGRVLAGRWGRAGLPDGPVAETWEVSDVDGEGAVVTAGPLAGRSLRDLVREHPEDLLGRGPHGERFPVLTKFIDATGPLPVHLHADDETARRIEGEPNGKTEAWHILEAAPGATALAGVRRGVDRERLHRALLAQDFDAVLRRLPVRAGQTLYVPGGTLHSFGPGTLVYEIEQTSDIQQHAMRHRMEDGAPIPDREWHAALERLLEEWRPEPRPDFRSGLSVPVADGVERTVLCAGRYFALERWRAGTAAPLVHEFSTAMVLSNAGAPVTVTTPGGRERLGRAASLLLPAALGRLRIEGPADVLLGYLPDLDTDIRAPLLAAGHGPAAITALGA; this is encoded by the coding sequence ATGGACTGGTACCCGTTGCGCCTGACCGCGCCGGTCAAGCAGCACGTCTTCGGCGGGCGGGTGCTGGCCGGCCGGTGGGGCCGTGCCGGGCTGCCGGACGGCCCGGTCGCCGAGACCTGGGAGGTCAGCGACGTGGACGGCGAGGGCGCGGTGGTGACCGCCGGTCCGCTGGCCGGGCGCTCCTTGCGCGATCTGGTACGGGAGCACCCCGAGGACCTGCTCGGGCGCGGCCCGCACGGTGAACGCTTCCCCGTGCTGACGAAGTTCATCGACGCCACCGGTCCGCTGCCGGTCCATCTGCACGCCGATGACGAGACCGCCCGCCGCATCGAGGGCGAGCCCAACGGCAAGACCGAGGCGTGGCACATCCTGGAAGCGGCCCCCGGGGCCACCGCGCTGGCCGGCGTCCGGCGCGGGGTCGACCGCGAGCGGCTGCACCGTGCGCTGCTGGCCCAGGACTTCGACGCCGTCCTGCGCCGCCTGCCGGTACGCGCCGGGCAGACCCTCTACGTCCCCGGCGGCACCCTGCACAGCTTCGGCCCGGGCACGCTCGTCTACGAGATCGAGCAGACCTCCGACATCCAGCAGCACGCCATGCGCCACCGGATGGAGGACGGCGCCCCGATCCCCGACCGGGAGTGGCACGCCGCCCTCGAACGGCTCCTGGAGGAGTGGCGGCCCGAGCCCCGCCCCGACTTCCGCTCCGGCCTGAGCGTGCCGGTGGCCGACGGTGTGGAACGGACCGTGCTGTGTGCCGGGCGCTACTTCGCGCTGGAGCGGTGGCGGGCCGGCACCGCGGCGCCGCTGGTGCACGAGTTCTCCACGGCGATGGTCCTGAGCAACGCCGGGGCGCCGGTCACCGTGACCACCCCGGGTGGACGGGAGCGGCTGGGCCGGGCGGCGAGCCTGCTGCTGCCGGCGGCGCTGGGCCGCCTGCGGATCGAGGGCCCGGCCGACGTCCTGCTCGGCTACCTCCCCGACCTGGACACCGACATCCGCGCTCCCCTGCTCGCCGCGGGCCACGGCCCGGCCGCGATCACCGCGCTCGGCGCGTGA
- a CDS encoding acyl-CoA dehydrogenase family protein, translated as MTHPFSDDHEQLRAAVRRFLADKSPETEVRRLMEQTEGFDRAVWRQMAEQLELMALIIPGEYGGAGHSYAELSVVLDEMGRALLCAPYFATVALAANLLLTSRDEPAKEEYLPGIASGRTIATVALAERQGDWGESGITLEATRTPDGMWRLSGEKHYVLDGHVADLVLVVARTRAGVSLFAVGKDATGLTATPVATLDPTRKLARLSFDRVRARPVGADGEGWPAVARMLDLAAVALAAEQTGGAQRVLEMAVAYARLRVQFGRPIGSFQAIKHKCADLLLEVESARAAAYHAGWAVAEDDDEVPVLASLAKSCCSEAYFHAAAENIQIHGGIGYTWEHPAHLYFRRAKSSELLFGDAAHHRELLARRIGV; from the coding sequence GTGACCCACCCGTTCAGTGACGATCACGAGCAGTTGCGCGCAGCGGTACGCCGTTTTCTCGCCGATAAATCTCCGGAAACCGAGGTCCGGCGTCTGATGGAGCAGACGGAGGGCTTCGACCGGGCCGTGTGGCGGCAGATGGCGGAACAACTGGAACTGATGGCTCTGATCATTCCGGGAGAATACGGCGGGGCCGGTCATTCGTATGCCGAATTGAGCGTGGTGCTGGACGAGATGGGCCGGGCGCTGCTGTGCGCGCCGTACTTCGCGACCGTGGCGCTGGCGGCCAATCTGCTGCTCACCTCGCGCGACGAGCCGGCCAAGGAGGAGTATCTGCCCGGCATCGCGAGCGGCCGTACCATCGCCACGGTCGCGCTCGCCGAACGGCAGGGGGACTGGGGCGAGAGCGGCATCACGCTGGAGGCCACCCGCACGCCGGACGGGATGTGGCGGCTGTCGGGAGAGAAGCACTACGTCCTGGACGGTCATGTCGCCGACCTGGTGCTCGTAGTGGCCAGGACGAGGGCGGGCGTGTCGCTGTTCGCCGTGGGGAAGGACGCCACCGGCCTCACCGCCACCCCGGTCGCCACCCTGGACCCGACCCGCAAGCTCGCCCGGCTCTCCTTCGACCGGGTCCGGGCCCGCCCGGTCGGCGCCGACGGCGAGGGCTGGCCCGCGGTGGCCCGGATGCTGGACCTGGCCGCCGTGGCGCTGGCGGCCGAACAGACCGGCGGGGCGCAGCGGGTGCTGGAGATGGCCGTCGCGTACGCCCGGCTCAGGGTGCAGTTCGGGCGGCCCATCGGCAGTTTCCAGGCCATCAAGCACAAGTGCGCCGACCTGCTGCTGGAGGTGGAGTCGGCGCGGGCGGCGGCCTACCACGCCGGCTGGGCGGTGGCCGAGGACGACGACGAGGTGCCCGTCCTGGCGAGCCTGGCCAAGTCCTGCTGTTCCGAGGCGTACTTCCACGCCGCGGCGGAGAACATCCAGATCCACGGGGGCATCGGCTACACCTGGGAGCACCCGGCCCATCTCTACTTCCGGCGGGCCAAGAGCAGCGAACTGCTCTTCGGTGACGCCGCCCACCACCGCGAGCTGCTGGCTCGGCGGATCGGAGTCTGA
- a CDS encoding TetR family transcriptional regulator, giving the protein MPRDSNATRARLLDAAFAEFAAHGIAGARVERIASAAGANKRLIYAHFGSKDQLFDEVLRRAAEAGAESVPFDPDDLPGYAGAVFDHLVARPDLLRLRLWQLLERPAGPGSATEGFRRRIAEVADAQERGELSRALAPADLLTMVLAAAQAWFWADEGGRPQSPERLARHRAAVVETARRLAEPRPPER; this is encoded by the coding sequence ATGCCTCGGGATTCGAACGCGACCAGAGCCCGGCTGCTCGACGCCGCCTTCGCCGAATTCGCCGCCCACGGCATCGCCGGCGCCCGGGTGGAGCGGATCGCCTCGGCCGCCGGCGCGAACAAGCGGCTGATCTACGCCCACTTCGGCAGCAAGGACCAGTTGTTCGACGAGGTGCTGCGCCGGGCGGCGGAGGCGGGCGCCGAGTCCGTGCCGTTCGACCCGGACGACCTGCCCGGATACGCCGGCGCGGTCTTCGACCACCTGGTGGCCCGGCCGGACCTCCTGCGGCTGCGGCTGTGGCAGCTGCTGGAGCGCCCCGCGGGCCCCGGCTCCGCGACGGAGGGCTTCCGGCGCCGGATCGCCGAGGTGGCCGACGCGCAGGAGCGCGGCGAGCTCTCCCGTGCGTTGGCGCCCGCCGATCTGCTGACCATGGTCCTGGCCGCGGCCCAGGCCTGGTTCTGGGCGGACGAGGGCGGCCGCCCCCAGTCGCCGGAGCGGCTGGCCCGGCACCGCGCGGCCGTGGTGGAGACCGCCCGCCGTCTCGCCGAACCGCGACCACCCGAGCGGTGA
- a CDS encoding tetratricopeptide repeat protein: protein MSDTFHDYPATGGVAPDRWASALHLFDDGPGVPHEETTAERWERARLLFDAKDYTGAARLLTAVVEEAPGQTGPRLLLARAYYHSAQLRRAEEQLRRIIDRDPVEHYAHLMLGRTLERQGRHEEATPWLRMAAAFAGELPADD, encoded by the coding sequence ATGAGCGACACCTTCCACGACTACCCGGCGACCGGCGGGGTCGCGCCGGACCGCTGGGCGAGCGCCCTGCACCTGTTCGACGACGGCCCCGGCGTGCCGCACGAGGAGACCACGGCCGAGCGCTGGGAACGCGCCCGGCTGCTCTTCGACGCGAAGGACTACACCGGGGCGGCCAGGCTGCTCACCGCCGTGGTCGAGGAGGCCCCCGGGCAGACCGGGCCCCGGCTGCTGCTGGCCCGCGCCTACTACCACTCGGCACAGCTGCGGCGGGCCGAGGAGCAGCTGCGGCGGATCATCGACCGGGATCCGGTGGAGCACTACGCCCATCTGATGCTGGGCCGCACCCTGGAGCGGCAGGGCCGGCACGAGGAGGCCACGCCGTGGCTGCGCATGGCCGCGGCCTTCGCCGGCGAGCTTCCCGCGGACGACTGA
- the hisG gene encoding ATP phosphoribosyltransferase, with protein sequence MVSLALPTGSLEAPTLELLAAADLPVSRHAPRAYRATVGHPAVDRVVFYKPREIPGVVAGGTCDIGLTGADWVAETGAKVEVVDTLDYSKSTRSGWRVVLAVPEDHPARTVADLADGVRVATEYPALAREYFRRSGVRAAVLHSHGTTEAKIPDLADAVVEVVETGSSLRQNNLRVLDTVRRCGVNLVANPSAWADRTTRATIRTLATLLRAAYAGPLHRLLTIVLPVDRWAHAEPLLPPRWWRLDTGAASGLVVLQGVCAAPEVAGVVSSLVERAGAIEIVETPIRKLIRDHPA encoded by the coding sequence ATGGTCTCTCTCGCGCTCCCCACCGGTTCCCTGGAAGCGCCGACGCTGGAACTCCTCGCCGCCGCCGACCTGCCCGTGAGCAGACACGCGCCGCGCGCCTACCGGGCGACCGTCGGCCACCCGGCCGTCGACCGGGTGGTCTTCTACAAGCCGCGGGAGATCCCCGGGGTGGTGGCGGGCGGCACCTGCGACATCGGGCTCACCGGCGCCGACTGGGTCGCCGAGACGGGCGCGAAGGTCGAGGTGGTGGACACCCTCGACTACTCCAAGTCCACCCGCTCGGGGTGGCGGGTGGTGCTGGCGGTGCCCGAGGACCACCCGGCGCGAACGGTGGCCGACCTGGCGGACGGGGTGCGGGTGGCGACGGAGTACCCGGCCCTGGCCCGGGAGTACTTCCGGCGCTCGGGCGTACGGGCCGCGGTCCTGCACTCGCACGGGACCACGGAGGCCAAGATCCCCGACCTCGCCGACGCGGTGGTGGAGGTGGTGGAGACCGGCTCCTCGCTGCGGCAGAACAACCTCCGGGTGCTGGACACGGTCAGACGGTGCGGGGTGAACCTCGTCGCCAACCCCTCCGCCTGGGCCGACCGGACCACCCGGGCGACGATCCGCACCCTCGCCACCCTGCTGCGCGCCGCGTACGCCGGCCCCCTGCACCGGCTGCTGACCATCGTCCTGCCGGTGGACCGCTGGGCCCACGCCGAGCCCCTGCTGCCGCCGCGCTGGTGGCGCCTCGACACCGGCGCCGCCTCAGGGCTGGTGGTCCTCCAGGGAGTCTGCGCCGCCCCCGAGGTCGCCGGTGTGGTGAGCTCCCTGGTCGAGCGGGCCGGCGCGATCGAGATCGTGGAGACCCCGATCCGCAAACTGATCCGCGACCACCCGGCGTGA